The DNA segment AACAGGAAGCGGATCAGTGGCGCTAACATGTGTAAATGCGTCGCTTCTTTCCTTCTAATCCTCCATCATTAATCATTCATCTCCTCCCTGACGCTCCGACGTCTCTGTTAATGCACTGCTccgttttttttctgcacaccCTCATCCACTTGACTCTCGGGACCCGCCTCCGTCCTTTTTAccgtcacacacacacgttaaaaGGACGGTGCCACACTGTCTGAACGTCTTCCCTCATGTATTTCTCATGCTGTTAAACCCTCTCCGGTCGGCCCGTGCAGCTCCGGGCTCCCCTCTGACGGCATTCATGGACCCGAACCCTCCGCTGCCTGCTCCTGTTTAACGGCAGCTCTTCACCCTCCTGGATACGAGCCCAGAACTCTCCCCTTCTTCTCGTCTCTCCCGTCCTCCCCGCGCCATGCCGTTTGGCGCCAACGCAAAGACGGGGTTCTCCGTGCGGGACATCCTGGACCTTCCCGACTCGACGGGGAGATGCGGGTCCGGGACCGAAGAGACCGAGGAGGACGACACCGAGGAGGCCTCCACGGAGGTGTCAGGCGGCCGGGGCTTGTGTGAGCGCGCCGGTGAGCGTTTGGGCACGTGGAGCAGCACACCCGGTAACCTGCCCTTTTCACGTGAGAGACTTCTTTGATTTTAATGACTATAAAAGTTCACGCGTTCACACTGACCGCCCTCGCCCTTGCTGCTCCAAATCTcgaaaatatgtgaaaatatgCTTAAATATGGATATTtccgtcaaataatcgtgaaaCAGCCTCCTAAAAACTGCgttaaatgattatttatttacgTTTCTACTTGTAACTGgatcggggtttttttttttatctgatccGCTAAACTTCGAGTTCAGCTTCTGTGTTGCTGTGTCGGTAATTCAGCTTCTGACATTTTTGATCGCttcactttttttctcccaGTGAACTTAAGAAGCTTAAAGTCGctttgctggttctgtttgTAAAAACACACCTGAGCTCAAACCAGTCACGCCATCAATCTGCCACTGAGTCTCAGagagtaatcagattactttacTGTCTCTCTCCCTGCAGTGCACGGGCTGTCCTTGGAGCCTCGCGCCGATCCCAAATCCCCGGAGCTGTCTACGGATGAGTCCCCAGACGCAGAGCGGGACGCGCGGTGCGCTCGGGCGCAGAAGGCGCGCGGCAGGAAGCGGCGCGTGCTCTTCTCCAAGGCGCAGACCTTCGAGCTCGAGCGCCGCTTCCGACAGCAGCGCTACCTGTCTGCCCCGGAGAGGGAACATCTGGCCGGGCTGATCCGCCTCACGCCGAACCAGGTGAAGATCTGGTTCCAGAACCACCGCTACAAGATGAAGCGCGCACGCGCCGGGCACAGCGTGGACGCGCTGCAGCTGCTGTCGGCCCGCCGGGTCGCCATCCCGGTGCTGGTGCGGGACGGAAAGCCGTGCGGCCGGGCTGCAGCCAGCGAGATGGAGGCGACGTTGAGGTCCGGCCTGAGCCTGCCGCTCTGCGCCTACTCCCCCCTGCTGCACCCCGCATACGGCCCGGAGCAGCATCCGGGGGTGCAGCAGCTCCCAGGGGTGCAGCAGCTGGCGCACGTGTACCATTGGGCCTGGTGAAGCCCGGCGTAAGACTTGTGCGTGCCCTCTTCGTGAGATCGTAACCGGCCTTCTGCCCTGTCAGAATATCATAAAAACCGCTTCGGCCTCGAAgtgaaatctgtgttttttgaAAGGAGTTTGGCACAAATTTTAAAGCGTTTAATTCTTGTAACCAAGGAAACGAGTTCACACATGTTCATCTTCTTTGGTGTCTTTGGTGACCTCGCTCAGACGCGCGAGCCGTCTAAAACTACCCCGCCCCCTGTAAGATAGAACTGATCACAGCAAATGTTTTAGCAGTTTTTGTGCGATTTATTCTGATGTCGTTTACGTTGTGTTCGCTGCAACAACAAAGTCACTTTTTTCTGAGAGATGTTTTTCGTATGTGTTTCATAAATCTATTTATAATGTTGCCCTGTGTAATAAACTGGTTATTTATGGCggtaaataaaaatctgaacaGAGGTGAGTCGTGTGATTTCAGCCTGTACTGGCCCCGTAGGGCGGATCCTTCAGATCTCAAAGGATGAAcaggattttttgtttgtttgtttgtttgttttttacatgggCTGCTGAATTCGAGATGAGTAATTGCGGACCCCCTGCAAACAAATTAGTCAGTGATTTATCTGCAGGACAAGGGTTCTTTTTATAAAAATGCTCATTTCGGCCCTTCTGGAACATTTTAGAAAATACAAATTACACTGAAGTATCCGAATCCTcaattatctttaaaaaaaagaaaaaaaagaaagaaaatcctaTTTCTGAATGGGCTGAAACCTGGGTGACTCATTTCTGGGCCCCAGCAAACAAATGAATCATTTTGGACCATTTGGTCCTAAAATCccccatatttaaaaaaaaaaaaaaaaaaaaaaaaaaatatatatatatatatatatatatatatatatatattttattattttaaactttttttaaatgatcatttcagtGATTTATCTGCAGGACAAATCATGTTGTtgggttctgttttgttttttaaaaaaattctaatttCAGCCCTTCTGGaacattttctaaaatataaattaccCTGAAGTATCCAAATTAATCctgaattattttaaaactaaaaaaaaatccttggtACATATCGGAAAATGTATAATTCAGGTTAATATACTTTGCTCTTTTCCATGTTTTAATGATGATGGTGATTTTATAATGACCCAATTTTTTGGACTTGTGAATCATAAACATCAGAGCAGCCCGAGGATCATAAGGAGTATTTTAAGGCAGTGATTTCCAGACTGGGGGATTAGGACCCCCCAAGGGGTCCCAAGATAAATGTGATGGGTCACGACACAATCAAAAGGGAAGCAAGAAAAAGActtatcctttttttcttcttaagctTTGCATgatcttattttttaaaaagataaacattTTCATCCCCGCggtgaaacaatctgcaaaggCTGCAATCATTACAGCATTCAGCTCTAAACCATGAGACCCACAGAGGCTTCGTTTAGTCCTTTGAAATTAAAGCTGCATGACCATCTCTGCACGGCGGGCCATTTAAGACCTGCAGAGGTTGGCCTCGGGTAATATGAGTAATAATCACTTTCTTTGGGTATATGAGCAACTTAAAAGCTGCTCTAAAGCAGGTCAGGATCTATAGGTCACAATTCAGCCTTAATAACATCACAATTTTAGCTGATATGCAGCTGAAttcttttattaataaaatccCCAGCAGCTCATTTTCCAACGTGATCTGGTTCAATTTAAAGGAATGCTTTGGCACTGAGATTTACAGATAATTCAATAAGCAAGTGTTCAGTATGCGGGCATGCATACTCTCTGTCATTCCCCTGAACAATAGGCGTCACCACTCTGATAAAAGCTCCACGTGAGCCCTGgtaaaagaggagaagaagtctaaactggaagaagaaaaaaactctttttttcaaatttcttCCCAGAAAATCTCATCATTTCAAACTGTTGTGACATCACTCCCTGTCTAACCTATGAAACTCTGAGCTTCTGCACTGATACTTCATTCAAATGGCACTATAAAACCCCAACACGATCTGACACTCGTGCCTGCAACCCAGAACCTGCTCGAGGTTATAAAACTGAGGCGCACGCCCGGCTCAAATGACACCAAAGAGCGACATATGCCAGCAGATGTGATTTGCTTATGGTCACCTCGTCCTGACCAGGAAAAACACCGGTGCTCTACAACGCCGCAGTAGGAGGTTAAAATGGAATGGATGCTGTCTGGAAGAAATGCACTGCAAAGTAGCATGTTagtgtaatcacattacatttttcagtaacgCAGTAACGTAACACATTACTGTGCTAAAGTCAGTAGTCACATCACTCAGGCTCCTCGGTTATCAGATATGaacatcacttttattttcactgcaTGAAAGAACAGCAGCTTCATGCTGACGTGAAAACTGcgtccaggacagaaacaactgcactACTGCTAACATGGAGCTAGCCAAGAACACAGAGTGATGCTACAGCATTACCTGGAAACAAATGGTGTGCAGATCTTTCCCCTGCTTTTGCAACACACCATCCTGACCAGCTGTAAGAACATGTACTCTTTTATCTTCCCCCTTATTTTAAGCCTCACTACATATTTCTTACAGATTACAGGAGTTCAAATGAAGACGCCGTCTTGTGGTTGAGTAGGAAAGTGCACTttaagtggacattgctaatcTTGCAAATAATGAAAGACTCAAATACGTTTGCTTTTTTCAAGATATCCATCCATGAATATCAAGCACCTCAGCTAGTTCCTACTCCTGGAGTAGTGGCTCTACCCTGAGTACCCACTGAATAACTGAACTCCTTGTATTATCACAAAGGGAGAGCCCAGCCAGCATTTGGATGAAGGTCATTTCTTGTCACTACCCATAGTTTGTGAATCTTTGGGTAGTCCCCCTCTACCCTGTCCCCTGACTCGTGAAGAGTCACTGCCAATTGACCCATTTTATTGGTATGAGGGCGTGCCTCGCAAAGCCTTGCAAACTTTGAGCACCTGCATCGTGACACAGGCAGCTGCAGCTCATCAAGGTCTAGACCCACTTCCACTAATCAAAGTCACTGAAATAAGCTGATTTATGCAGTTGGTGAATTTTGGAACATTTTAAATAGATACTGGAgaaataattgtgtgtgtgtgtgcttcagtTTACTCTATTTTACTAGTCTGTTAAATTGTTAGAGGATTGGTTCTTGCATAGAGCTTTTCTACTGCCCAAGTACACAgggcactttatacaacatgcctcattcacacattcatacgTGCACTTGTTTCTGTCTgataaacacagagacacatcaGCCTACAGGCTGGATGAGCTGAGGGAGAAACCGCTGACCTTCCAGTCAGCAGACAGCCCACTTTACCTGCTGAGGCACATTTGTTTCGACAGGTTATCTTTAATTCATACACAACAAATCATAAAAAGTTTGGAACATGTCTACCACAAAACCTATAAGAGAGGGAACTACCGATTCTGACCAAAGTTTGGATCAAATGATAAATAGAATCTGGAGTAAAGTGGTGAAGAAATGTATTTCATATCTCCAAAAAGCCAgatgtttaaataaacatttgcttGAGTTTGTCATGTTTCCCAGTGACGGAATAACATCTATTGCACCTGGTTTCTCgccttaatgtggatggctgTAAGGTGGTGAGTTTATtctctaataactttaatccaATCATACACTCCTCTTTATTcattcacagttttttttatagatGTTATAACTTATTCTACACACCACAGACCATCAAAACACTGGTTTAATGGGCTGTAGTGGTTTTGGATTCCAGTTTTTGCTTTACAATCAGAGCTAAACACAACATATTTGAATATTAGAAGAAACAGATTTTTCCCCCTGGTTTTAGAGTCTTAAGGcagaacatttttgttttgacagGATTACTGCAACAGACGACTTCATTCAGAGCAAGAAAACCAGCTATTTACTGTGTTGTGACAAAGAAGAGAAAGACCCAACCcccctgtgagtgtgtgtgtgtgcgtgtgtctgtcaGAGGTCAGCTCATCTCACAGGGATGATGTCATGGGGTGGGGGTTTGGCTGGTTAAGCTTTGAGAAAGTTATAATGTGTCACCTGCTGCTATAAAAgggcagaagaagaggaagaagagggggAGGAACCCACGCTCGGACTTTAAAGGACTAGTCTGGAGGGTTTTTTTAGCCCATTAAACAGCGACCGTGTGCTTGTTAGTTTGTGCAGCGTTCGTGTGACTTACAAGAAGTCCAGCAAAAAGACCAAAATCAGCACCGTCTGATGCACTGAGCTCTAACGTCACCcagaacttttaaaaacagcagcgagGCACAGCTGATCAGACAAACTCATCCTGAACATGATTTTAATTAGTGTCCAAactacactttgtttttttctaaaaccTCTTAACTATTTATAACACAAAGATAAACTACGTTTGTATTTTGCATTCACAAAAGGAGAAATATCAaaaaatttattaaaacatcacaaaaacaagacaaagaatTAGAGGTTTTTGCATGTAAAATGTTCAGaaaagctacaataataaaaatgcaataaaactgtgattaatgaaGAAAGGTTAACATGTGGAAAAGTAAGAAAGAAATGTGGACACCCATCAACCACAATATTtattaatcaatcaataaaaaaaataataatttaaaagccatcaagaccccccccccccccctattatatacaggaaaataataataacccaGCCAAGAATTTTTAAATGGTTTCCTTTCACCTACACTTTTATAACTTCAAACTCcgctttaaaaatatttccatttttataAGTCACTTTCAAAATTGGCGTAAAGATCTGTTATAATGAGACTGCAGAGCAATAAACGCTGCACTGCATTACTCAAAAATAAGGAAGGAATCACCAAACTACCTCAAACGCCTGAGTAAACAGAATCAGTGATCATATGCATTGTGTGATAAACATTAACCCgataaaaaacttttttcccactcaattatatacatgtatatttgGCTGATTTCAGTAATATTTTTCTGTTCTCTCCTCTCACTAAATTTCCTCTGTAACCAGTCTGGTTACATGATAAGTTAAACAAAAACTACTTTAAACTATTATGTGAAATGATCTGCAATTATTGTGTTCTGTTTTATCTTGTGTATCCTTCACACCTCTGGttaatgtttcttttctcttctttctttgc comes from the Astatotilapia calliptera chromosome 15, fAstCal1.2, whole genome shotgun sequence genome and includes:
- the nkx2.2b gene encoding NK2 homeobox 2b; protein product: MPFGANAKTGFSVRDILDLPDSTGRCGSGTEETEEDDTEEASTEVSGGRGLCERAGERLGTWSSTPGNLPFSLHGLSLEPRADPKSPELSTDESPDAERDARCARAQKARGRKRRVLFSKAQTFELERRFRQQRYLSAPEREHLAGLIRLTPNQVKIWFQNHRYKMKRARAGHSVDALQLLSARRVAIPVLVRDGKPCGRAAASEMEATLRSGLSLPLCAYSPLLHPAYGPEQHPGVQQLPGVQQLAHVYHWAW